The Mytilus trossulus isolate FHL-02 chromosome 3, PNRI_Mtr1.1.1.hap1, whole genome shotgun sequence genome contains a region encoding:
- the LOC134711213 gene encoding follistatin-like has protein sequence MELNYILSNLILWLFFHLTWGEPLKRYQTPCPNECDLKKCPKLQFCDGEIVKDRCRCCPDCSTNIGFNSTYAQKDGACEQVSCPRFKVCMENMQGLPLCTCPNPFVCKGRRRHVCGKDGNTYESRCHLRVTSCHKAKRIRMAHKGACGMVGTQEHGTNVQYQETEFDISAKRRKNRKQLKRKNKKSKKRRRRKQKNRKNRRTKRRRKRGPKARGTMEERKKNNLKDKIATKNG, from the exons ATGGAACTTAACTATATTTTATCCAATTTAATACTGTGGTTGTTCTTCCATCTAACTTGGGGAGAACCTCTTAAGAGATATCAGACCCCGTGTCCTAATGAATGTGACttaaaaaagtgtccaaaattaCAATTCTGTGATGGAGAAATAGTGAAAGACAGATGTCGCTGTTGTCCGGATTGTTCTACAAATATTGGATTCAATAGTACTTACGCTCAAAAAG atGGTGCATGTGAACAAGTGTCGTGTCCCAGGTTCAAAGTATGTATGGAAAACATGCAGGGATTGCCGCTTTGTACTTGTCCGAACCCATTTGTATGCAAAGGCCGACGGAGACACGTATGTGGCAAAGACGGAAATACGTATGAATCTAGATGTCACTTGAGAGTTACATCATGTCACAAAGCAAAACGCATCCGAATGGCCCACAAGGGGGCGTGCGGAATGGTTGGAACACAGGAACACGGAACAAATGTACAATACCAAGAGACAGAATTTGATATAAGTGCTAAACGacgaaaaaatagaaaacaattaaagcgtaaaaacaaaaaatcaaagaaaagaaGGAGACGTAAacaaaaaaatcgtaaaaatagAAGAACGAAGAGAAGACGTAAGCGTGGACCTAAAGCTAGGGGAACGAtggaagaaagaaagaaaaataatttaaaagataaaattgccACGAAGAATGGATAA